Proteins encoded within one genomic window of Haematobia irritans isolate KBUSLIRL chromosome 5, ASM5000362v1, whole genome shotgun sequence:
- the Lapsyn gene encoding leucine-rich repeat activity-regulated protein at synapses, whose product MELSSVILQISFLIIFAKMLAFGFVGPEERKCKYLRVEKLLKIRCYDMNLREVPQYLKSSVEVLDLSYNRIRKLKRSSFQPYKSIKFLLLYDNMIQSVEPGTFSDLRSLQEIDLSNNGLLTIPLELLQLPSLRNLYIDSNDLQHLERDLEALETPIKAPLEYINVADCGLQDLPDFGILPKLWHINASMNPLMDFSIDRFANMCNLKSIDLTQTKLTQCQCQQVNNHLRAISAKTKFVPVCLETFDPSICPLPYNLTIDSETFQTCKTSVAKAEARSLWIFIAGCAGGILVVLLLAWYCIHRKRKRRNKKLRETAMRRKTLVISPKNAINKGDKEFHYNQNDELLCCDTA is encoded by the exons ATGGAACTCAGTTCGGTGATCTTGCAAATATCCTTTCTcattatttttgccaaaatgttggcaTTCGGCTTTGTTGGTCCTGAAGAGCGGAAGTGTAAATATCTGCGTGtggagaaattattaaagatacGATGCTATGACATGAATCTAAGGGAAGTGCCGCAATATTTAAAGTCATCAGTGGAG GTTTTAGATTTATCGTACAATCGCATTAGGAAACTTAAACGCAGCTCATTTCAACCTTACAAAAGTATCAAATTCCTATTGCTCTATGATAATATGATACAGTCCGTTGAACCGGGAACTTTTTCGGATCTCAGATCATTACAG gaaattgatCTCTCGAATAATGGCCTTTTGACAATACCTCTGGAGTTATTACAGTTACCTTCATTAAGAAATCTCTATATTGACAGTAATGATCTGCAACATTTGGAACGTGATCTGGAGGCTTTAGAGACACCTATTAAGGCACCCTTAGAATATATCAATGTGGCTGACTGTGGCTTGCAAGATCTACCTGATTTTGGTATATTACCAA AACTATGGCACATAAATGCCTCCATGAATCCCTTGATGGATTTTAGTATCGATCGTTTTGCAAATATGTGCAATTTAAAAAGTATCGATTTAACACAAACCAAATTGACCCAGTGTCAATGTCAACAGGTTAATAATCATTTAAGGGCGATATCGGCCAAAACGAAATTTGTTCCCGTTTGTTTAG AGACTTTCGATCCCTCCATTTGTCCACTGCCATATAATTTAACCATCGATTCGGAAACATTTCAAACATGCAAAACATCGGTAGCCAAAGCGGAGGCACGAAGTTTGTGGATATTTATAGCTGGATGTGCCGGTGGTATACTCGTAGTACTTCTAT tggcCTGGTATTGTATACATCGAAAACGTAAAAGACGTAATAAGAAATTACGTGAAACCGCTATGCGTCGTAAGACCCTGGTGATATCACCGAAAAATGCCATAAATAAGGGAGACAAAGAATTCCATTATAATCAAAACGATGAACTATTGTGCTGTGATACTGCCTAA